GTCAAGATCTGCATGCTTATAGAGGGTTAACGCCCGTTGAATGGCTCCCATAATCCAGGCAGTCTCGTTGCCAAACGCTCCGCCACCGAGAAGCGTAAGAAACAGGTTTTTGCTTCCATTTTCTACCGAGTTCAAGATTGCGGCACAAATCGTTGCCTCATAGGAGGCTTCTAAAACGAGGCGAGCGAAATCTGCCCAAAGGGTTGAAGGATGACTAGAATAAGCAACGGGTAAGGCAGAGCAATAGGTTTGGGAGACGGTGTGCTGGCAGCCATTAAGCGTAACTTGCGTATTCCAGTGAATGCCGATTCTCAGGAGCTGACGCAGTTCGTCTAACTGGTTCTCGCTTGAGGCTCTAAGCCGGTTTGAAATCTCGACTAGGCCGCTATGGGAGGCCAGAGCATAGCCGTTTTTCATTTCCCACAGGCGGTTCTCGGTGTTGCCCAGGGCGGCTCCAATATCTGCAAGGCAATCGATTTGGTTGTCTGCGGTTTGACCGATTTGCCCCTTTACGGATGCAAAATAGTTGCGGTAAATCGTGCCTGCCCCCGCTGCAACGGCACACGCTGGGCCTTGGGTGTGATCTCCCTCATACATTCCAACGCCCTGCTCAGGGGTCACGTTCGGAGAGACCATTTCAAGCAGATTGAACTGGGAAGCTACTTGAAACAGGGCACCCGCGTTGGATGGGTCGGTGTGCAAGTGCTGGACGTTGGCGACGACTTCACGGAGGGATAGGTTTCCGGTCTTATGCCCGCTTGAGTGAACACGTTTTCTCAGTTCGGCTAATGATGGCGTTTCCAATCCGCCGCAAACGAGCACCTGCCCGTTTACGTGGGATTTTAATGTGTCACCGTCAAGCGTGATATTCGCACGAACCTGTTGAGGAGATTCTTCGGGGAATCCGGTTAATCTTTCAAACCACATGATTGGGCTCCATCATCTGCAGAGGCTAGAGGTGGCTAATTCGCTGATTGAACCAGCCAGCAGTGAGGTTTAGCCTTCGTAGCTGCATTGCTGTTGCGATCGCATCCTTCTCTGCTATCAATCTTCGGGAGGATCTGCAATTTCAGTGCCTCAATCAAAGGCGGCATCTCAAATTGAGCTATATCTCAAACGATATTGAGGTTGACATCATCATATTCACACACGAACTGATTTCGCATTCCGTTGATTTCTTGCCAAGTCTTATAGTTTTGTAGGATGGGCAAAGCAAAGCGTGCCCATCAAAGCACATAATCTCAAAAGATAGGCACGGGCTATCGCCCTTTTCCCAGCCTACTAGGTGGCAACCTAACTTCTTTCCGGTGCAGCGGAGTGTTAGGCATCAAATTTTTTGCCTCGCTTTTTTCGCCATTTATATTTGCTCTGATATTCACGGCGCTGTTTCGTGACCTCGTACAAAACTATTCCCGAGGTTGTGCCCAAATTCAGACTCTCGATCATGCCGAACATGGGGATATTTACGCACATTTCACTGTGCTGTATGGCTAGGTCGCTTATGCCCCTAGCCTCATTGCCAAACCACACAGCCAACTTGGTATAGATAGTGTAGTCGGCCTCATCTAGGACGACATTTTTCATTCCCTTTATGTGTGGTGACGTGACGATAGACACAAATCGATTTTTCTCTAAGTGCTCAAGGCATGCTTCGGTACTATCGAATCTTTTGACAAAGCTCCATTTGATTGCCGATACAGAAGTTTTCGAAAGTGGTTTTTGCTCCCGCATTTCTAGCCAATCGTTGGGCAAGGCTCCCTTTGGATCTACGATGTATACCTTTTCTACTCCTAAGGCATTCACATTTCTTATAACCGTACCAATATTCTTGATATCACTCGGATCTTCGATAACAGTAATTAAGTTCTTGCATCTGTAAGGCTTTATCTCTTCTGCACGTTGTCGGATCGAACTCTTTTGCTTTTCTTCTTTTTCCATAAAGTTTCCGGCTACATTGCTTTCTAATCAATTAAACTGAGTTGTTTCGGTGCACTGGGATTGTTAGGTATCATCTTGGACGTGGTGATGCGTGGCGCAGTAGAGCGACGCCCCAACCAACCATGACACTTCCGATAACAGCATTTGCCAAGGAACCGTACCGCACCTGTTCAGTGCCGAAGGCGTCGATTTTGGTTAGTCCCATCGGTGTTGTCGAGCTTCATCGACTATCCCTTGAGCCTCTTCGAGGGAAATATCATAGCGAGCGCTCAAAAGTTGGGGAATGCGATCGCAGTCGCGATTGGGATTCACATCTGGTTGGCTGGCATAAGAAGGCAGTGCAGCATTACATAAAAATGGCGAAGGTTTTGCCTTTAGTTGAAGCGGTTCAAGATTTTTAACTTCTCGTGAATTGATCAAAAACAGCAAGGCACCGCTGAGGTTGGCATCGCTGAGGTTGGCATCAATGAGTAGCGTACAGTTGAGGTCGGCACCGCTGAGGTTGGCATCGCTGAGGTCAGCACCACTGAGGTTGGCAAATCTGAGGTCGGCACCGCTGAGGTTGGCAAATCTGAGCCCAGCACAGTTAAAGTTGGCACCACTAAGGTTAGCACCGCTGAGGTTGGCACCGTTGAGGTTAGCACCGCTGAGATTGGCACCGTTGAGGTTGGCACCACTGAGGTCGGCACCGCTGAGTTCAGCACAATTGAGGTCGGCATCAATGAGGTTGGCACCGCTGAGTTCAGCACCGCTGAGTTCAGCACAATTGAGGTCGGCACCGATGAGGTCGGCACCGATGAGGTTAACTGCCTCTGTATTTCTGCTGGCAGTGCGGAGATTGAGAAACAGGAAGACTCCACCGGTAACCGTTGCGATCGCCCCAATACCGCCGATGAGGGTTTCACGATGTGGGTGGGCAAGGGTTGTTCTTTCGTTGTGGGATAGGCGACCGTAATCTGGCTGAATTCTACGCTCGGAGAGTAACCAAAGCCACCACACCATCCCGAGAAAAACTGGAGTGGCGATCGCTCCCATCACCCACCACTTGTTGATCCTGATCTTTGTCTGCCACTGCTTGAGTCGCTCCCGCATTTTTGAGACTCCCTCAATGCTGTGCCTATTATCACTCCCCTGATTCGGGAACGCTCTAAATCTTTATGCACGCTTAACTACCATTCACGCCAAAGCAAACGGGCCTCTCTCGACATGTTTCGGGCGGCGGCTCCGCTGCGATTGCGGCAGTATCGAATCGGCAGATGCCGCAGAACAATTTGATAAAGTGTGCCCATCAAAGTACATGATTTCAAAAGATGGGTACGGGCTGTTATCCTTTGTCCATCCTACTGGCTACAGTTAGTCCTGATCGCGTCGAGCGAGCGTCAGGATTAAAAACGAGAAGCCCTATCCCAATCAAGAAGAAAATCAGGGAAAGCCCTGCATAGCCTCCGACCCTAGTTTTGAGTGTAGTCTCAGAATAGATCCTTGCTTGGTTCGGTGCACTGGGGTCGTACTCCACCTGAACGGTTTTGTTCTCACAATCGCGTCGGCTTGAACAAGCGCTGCTGGTGATGAATTCGGCCGTTTCGCCTTCACGGGTCTGGAACTCGACTGTTGAAACATATTTGATCCGGGATGTTAGCGGAACCATTCCACCACCGGAATATTCCCTTTGCTCCCTCGTTGCAATAATGGTTCCAGTTGCGGAAATTGCGTTGGCTTCAAACGCAACCTCGGATCGGTGGTATGAGGGGGCCTGAACTAAGAGCATTCCACCAACTGAGGCAAAGAATAACCCTAATGCCTTTGTAACAATGAGATCTCCTGGTTGTACAGTGCTCATAGTTCACCTCTGCCTGGTTCCCAAATCAGTTTGGTATCTCTTTTAGTATAAGAGGTCCCTATAAACTTGCCAGCAAACGTTTAGCCAACTGAATTGTTATGCTGATGCTAAAATTGCTAGTTTTCAAGTTTCACGTATGCTTCTGTTGGGTGAGATAGGGCATAAGAAATCTCCCATTGCTTGAACCCTAAACTTTGATAAAGTTTTGCGGCTACCTCATTCTCTTTGCGATAACTCGTAGCAATCACTTCGACCTCTGGACACAACTTCAAACGACGAATCACCTCGATCATTGTGGCTCGCCCATAGCCTTGCTGCTGATGCTTGGAGTCAATCAGCAATCGCATCACGAACCCTACACCCGCAACAATCTCATACATCGTAAATCCAATCATTGGCATTTTGGGCTGTTCATAGCCACACGCCGCAATATCACAAACAGCTAATGGCACAAGATTAGAATCAACGTAAGCTTCTGCTAAAGATTGCGTTGTGGTTGCAACCAAACCCTTCTGCGACTCCGCGACTTGGAGATTCAGGCATTCTCGGAAATTCTCTCGCGTGACTTTACGTAAGTGAACTTTAACCACGAGCCTATTGACCTCAAACTGAACCAGGTTTTCGTTGCCTATCTTAACAACTCAGATACGTGATTCCTTTGAGCACAGCTTTGTAGCTTTGTAGGATGGGTAAAGCAAAGCGTACCTATCAAAGTACATGATTCTAAAAGATGGACACGGATTATCACCCTTTGCCCGTTCTTAGCTACGTATGGCGCTTCCGTTATGCCGACTTATGTGCAGAAAGGATAAGGAACAACGGAATTCGCTTGCGTCGTTCATAGGTTTGTGGGTCGTGAAAGTGATTAAGTTGAGGACGTGCTTCACGCAACGCCTCAATCTGAAATCCTGTAGTTTGAAGCAAATGAAAATAATCTTCAATGGTGCGATGGTATTTTTGCACAGTGCCACCTAGCCAGTCAGCAACTCGTACTCCAGTCGAAAAATAGTCATCAACAACCCAATCTTGGCGGAGTGTTCCAGCACGCCAACCGCGATCGCATGATGTGATCACAGGATGCTCAACCGAGAAGACAAACTGCCCTCTAGCAGCCAGTGTTTGGAAGACATTGTTAAAGACTGGCGCAAGGTCGGCAACATAATGAAGTACAAGCCTTGCCAGTACGAGATCAAACGCTTCAGGTGGATAGCTCCAATCTTCAATCGTCTGTGGGATGACTCTACCCGATGTGCCAGTCAGCATCTGAATGGCAGCTGCAGCCATCTTTTGCGAACCTTCGACGCCAATATAGCTTGCTGCTCCATGATGAAGGAATTCTTTTCCAATTGCAGCATCCCCACAGCCCAGATCGAGAATGCGTTTATTGGCAACCGGAACAATAAGCTCTAAAATAGCTGGTTTTTCAAGCGTTTCATTAGGCGTATCTGTACGTTGGCGATGACGCATATAGGTAGCAAACACCTCATCATCATCGTAGAAGTTGGGGCCTGCCTTTTCCATCCTAGTGCTCCTCTGTTATACCTTTGCCACTTCATCCAAATTACAATATAGGTACAACAGCCAAAGTAAATCTGTAGGATGGGCAAAGCGAAGCGTGCCCATCAAAACACATGATTCTAAAAGATGGGCACGGGCTATCACCCTTTGCCCATACTACTGGCTCACTCTTGTTCGTAAGATGAACTCGTAATCGAATCTGATAAATTTAATTCCAGGCAAAAAATTAAAAAGTGGTCTAACGCCAAGCTCACCCGTCACCGGAAACGCCAAAACGTAGCGAGACACGAGCGAAGCGGCGGCGCTGTAGGCGGTTGAGTGCAGCGCCTTGTTGGGTCGTTGTTAATGTGTATCAGGACTGCACTTCTACAATAAGGAGCAAGCTTCGCGTTTCATTAAGATCCTAGAAGTTTTGCTTAGTAGTGGTGATGACGAAATAGATCACGACTTGTTACTAGGAACTTATCAATGGCAGAATTTTCATTCTTCTCCTGTTGATCTCCTTCTGACTTTTATAAGTTTATCTGAGAGATTACTCGAAGCAGGTTGGTTGGAGCAAAATTCAGTTTATAAACGAGCTATTATCTACGTTAGGGAATTACAGGAGTATAGAGACTCCCTTGAAACTTATGATCAAAGTAAACTTGAGTAAGTGTTTACCTGGCTGTGAAGCAAGGCGAAAGATACATCTATAGCTTCAGTTTTAATAACTTGTTTTGGGTGCTGCTTTAGTTAATAAAAATGAGCAGCTCCTTAAACCAGAGACTGACAAGGAAACATCCGTTGTCAAGAAATTTAGAAAACAACTTAGTAGAAAGTGAAGTCTAATAATTTTTTAGGAAGAAACTCTCTACCTAACAGTTATTCTGGCTAATATTTTTAGTAGAAGTGATAAG
The window above is part of the Pseudanabaena sp. FACHB-2040 genome. Proteins encoded here:
- a CDS encoding RNA methyltransferase produces the protein MEKEEKQKSSIRQRAEEIKPYRCKNLITVIEDPSDIKNIGTVIRNVNALGVEKVYIVDPKGALPNDWLEMREQKPLSKTSVSAIKWSFVKRFDSTEACLEHLEKNRFVSIVTSPHIKGMKNVVLDEADYTIYTKLAVWFGNEARGISDLAIQHSEMCVNIPMFGMIESLNLGTTSGIVLYEVTKQRREYQSKYKWRKKRGKKFDA
- a CDS encoding pentapeptide repeat-containing protein, which codes for MRERLKQWQTKIRINKWWVMGAIATPVFLGMVWWLWLLSERRIQPDYGRLSHNERTTLAHPHRETLIGGIGAIATVTGGVFLFLNLRTASRNTEAVNLIGADLIGADLNCAELSGAELSGANLIDADLNCAELSGADLSGANLNGANLSGANLNGANLSGANLSGANFNCAGLRFANLSGADLRFANLSGADLSDANLSGADLNCTLLIDANLSDANLSGALLFLINSREVKNLEPLQLKAKPSPFLCNAALPSYASQPDVNPNRDCDRIPQLLSARYDISLEEAQGIVDEARQHRWD
- a CDS encoding DUF3592 domain-containing protein; this encodes MSTVQPGDLIVTKALGLFFASVGGMLLVQAPSYHRSEVAFEANAISATGTIIATREQREYSGGGMVPLTSRIKYVSTVEFQTREGETAEFITSSACSSRRDCENKTVQVEYDPSAPNQARIYSETTLKTRVGGYAGLSLIFFLIGIGLLVFNPDARSTRSGLTVASRMDKG
- a CDS encoding GNAT family N-acetyltransferase, translated to MVKVHLRKVTRENFRECLNLQVAESQKGLVATTTQSLAEAYVDSNLVPLAVCDIAACGYEQPKMPMIGFTMYEIVAGVGFVMRLLIDSKHQQQGYGRATMIEVIRRLKLCPEVEVIATSYRKENEVAAKLYQSLGFKQWEISYALSHPTEAYVKLEN
- a CDS encoding class I SAM-dependent methyltransferase, with product MEKAGPNFYDDDEVFATYMRHRQRTDTPNETLEKPAILELIVPVANKRILDLGCGDAAIGKEFLHHGAASYIGVEGSQKMAAAAIQMLTGTSGRVIPQTIEDWSYPPEAFDLVLARLVLHYVADLAPVFNNVFQTLAARGQFVFSVEHPVITSCDRGWRAGTLRQDWVVDDYFSTGVRVADWLGGTVQKYHRTIEDYFHLLQTTGFQIEALREARPQLNHFHDPQTYERRKRIPLFLILSAHKSA